The following is a genomic window from Pseudothermotoga thermarum DSM 5069.
GGTAGAGGTGCAAATAGCACTGTTGACAGCAAGGATTAGACATTTAACTGAGCATTTGAAGAAGCATCCAAAAGACTTCCATTCGAGAAGAGGACTAATGAAAATGGTTGGACGAAGAAGGAAGATGCTAAGGTATTTGCGCGAGAAGAACATTGAATCCTACAGAGAGTTAATTCAAAAGCTAAACCTAAGAAAATAATGAAAAACATGGCGGGCGGGTTACATCGCCCGCTTTTAATTCCAAACCGCGGAACATGACAGAGGTGGTCGACTTGAAATGTTGG
Proteins encoded in this region:
- the rpsO gene encoding 30S ribosomal protein S15; this encodes MTQEEKRAIIEQFRINEKDTGSVEVQIALLTARIRHLTEHLKKHPKDFHSRRGLMKMVGRRRKMLRYLREKNIESYRELIQKLNLRK